Below is a window of Fibrobacter sp. UWR2 DNA.
CGCCCTTCTCGTCGCCGGCCACCTTGTAACCCGTGAAAATCGGTATGAAGATGATGGAGAGGAACCCGGTACTCACCACATGGTTCAGGATGTCCGGAATCATGAAGGCGAGGTCAAGTGCGTTCTTTTCGAGCGACACGCCGGCGGCATGGGCCAGGAGCATTTCGCGGAAAATCCCGAGTACGCGGCTCAGGAGCATGCTTACAGCGACGATAATGGCGGCTTTATTCATAGATGTGCACATAAAATAGAAAGTTGTGCGCCTTTTTCGCCTACTTACGGTGCCTTTTTATATCTTTATGAATATGAAAAAGATTATAGCAGCCCTTTTCTCCCTTGCGGTGGCCACATTCGCCGCGGACGTCCAGATTCTCGAACCGACCGGTGCCGATTTTGCGCCCGTTGGCCCGACGATTGTCAAGTCGCTGCTGCGCGCGGCGGTGAGCCAGACCGGCAATACGCCCGTCGAGGACTCTTCGGAAATCCAACTGCAAACAAGCATCATAACCATGGGCGGTTACTACCTGATTATCTGCGAACAGGTCAAGGGTGGTAAAATCGTCAATTCGAACAAGCAGAAATCCGTCAGCCTGGAGGACCTCGATGTCGCCATCGAAAAGGCTGCCGTGAACGCGCTTGCGGAACGTGTCGTTGCTACCAATGCCGACTTGGTCGATGGTGCTGCCGCCCCTGCTGCTGCACCTGCTGCCCCTACCGAAGCAGCCGTGTCTGAACCGCTCCCAGTGAATACCTCGAAGGTCACCATCGAGGTCGAGGAAAAGCCTGCCGAAAATACGATGGAAAAGCGCCCCACGCATAACTACAACGGTTTTGGCCTAGGTATCGCCCTGTGGCACAACTATGATTATACGGCAGATCCCGATAATGAAGACGACCGTAGCGTAGATCGCGACTGGTCGACATCCTTCATGCTACACTATGCGCATATCTTTGAGGTTTCCACGTCTGCGGCAATCACCATGCAGGCCAATGCGGACATGGTGTTCGGCAAGGGATGGCAGATTCACGGAGTGTTCCTGATTGGTGGCCGCTACTATATCCAGTCGGGTGCCGTTTCTCCTTACTTTGGGGCCGGATTCGGCGTTGGCGCGCAGTTTGACAACCATTACGCCGAAGTGGGCGAATATATTGGCCTTGGGCTTGCCGGTGGAGTGGAGGCGGGCGTCGTGTTCTTCCGCAATTCCGCCATCCAGCTGGAGCTCGGTGCTACATGGGATGCCCTGTGGGACGGCTTCGAGAGCTTTAGCCGGCGTTTTGGTGCCGGCAGCATCTATATCGCAGTCAATCTCTAGTTACGGGATTTCGTTCGGGGTGATTCCGTACTTGCGGACATCCTGCAGGAATACGATGTTGGACTCTCCGCTTTCGAAGCGGCCCGATTCCTGTTCAGCGTTAAACTTGTCGATGCCGGAATTGTAGGCGTCGGCAAATGTCGCATTTTCGTGCGCGAGCATTGTCGTCTCGATGAACCCGAGGGTCTTCGTTCCCTTCTCGCTTGCCCAGCCGATAAACATGTGGCTTGGAATGTTTACGATATAGACTTCGAATCCGATAGCCTCGAGGACCGATGCCATCAGGAACGAGAATTCGTTGCAGACCGCCTGCTTGCTGCGGAGCACGGTGATGGGGTAGTCGATTTTTTGCCCGCGGCTTCCTGCGCCGTCGTTTTCGATATACTTGATGCCCCTCTTGTGGAGCACGTCAAAGACGGCTTTTACGACGCGCTGCGCACTTTGTGATATGGTCTCGTCTTCGGAATATTTCTGGTAAACCTTGAGTGTTTCATCCGGGAGGAGGGCTGCCACCTCGTCGAGGATTGCCGGGATGGAATCCATGTTCGGGGTAATCCACACGCCGTCGTACCAGTCCCTGTTCGGGATGTTGATGAGTTCTGCGCCGTTGATCTGCATGGGGTGTATGGTGGTCGGTTCAGACGATGCGAAGAACTGTATTTCGTGGTCGTTCTCGAGGGCGTATACGCGGACCTGGTAGCTTGCCTTTTTGGGGGCGGTCAGCTCGAGGAGCGCGTCGTTGTCGAACTTGAACGAAGGTGCGAGAACGACTGTCGTATCGGGGTTGACGTTGCCGGTTACCGTCGCCGTGTCGGTGAAGCCCTCGATCCATGCCTTGACCATAATCTTTTTCCAGCGGCAGGGGACCTTGGGGTTTCCCGGCTCGCATTCGTTGCGCACGACGACAGAAAGGGGCTGCGGTGCCGACTTCCCTTCGCTGGTGTAGTTCTCGTACATGATTGGGTAGAGATTCGCGAAGGCTCCGTAGATGTCTTCCTTTGCGGTCCATATGAAGGCATCGAGAGTGCGGATTGCTGTCTGCGAGTAGATGTCGGCATAGACACTGTCGTAGAGTTTTTCGTAGAGCGAGTCGTAGTCGGCTGTCTTGAGGCTATCGAGCAGTGCGTCGCGCACGGAATCCATCCAGGCTGTGGCGAATGCGTTGTCGAAGAGGATGTTGTAAACCGTATCGACATAGGGTTCGGCGTAGAGGCTGTCCCAGAGGGTACCCGTGATTTCTTCGCGCAGAACGTTGGCGAGAGAGTCGACATTTACCTCGGGTGCGTCCTTGCCATTGATGCCATCTGCGCCGTCTTCGCCGCTGCAGGCTGAAAGTGTTGCACCAGCCATTGAGATGGCGATGACTGTTCCGGCGACAAGTGTGCCGTCAAAAATTTTTCGGAGTGCTGAAATCATTTTTTCTCCTTCTTGCCATTTGAGTTATACCAAAAAATTTAGTATAACTCCCTGGAAAAGCAAGCACCTAATTGCGTACAACCTTTTTGTACTCGGCGATTTGTCGCTTGATGATGCCGTCCCAGGTGAAGCATTCGCGGATGCGCTTGCGGCTGCCTTCGAGCAACTGCTTTACGAGGCCCGGTTCGCTTTCTAGGCGCTTGAATGCATTGGCAAGGGCCTGCGGGTCTTTTTCCGGCACGAGGATTCCGCTTTCGCCGTCCACGACTACGTCGGGAATTCCGCCCACATTGCTGGCCACTATGGGGAGCCCGAGTTCCATAGCCTCGATAAGCACGACGCCGAGTCCTTCGGTATCGCCCTTGCTGTCGATGATGGCGGGGAGCGTGAACACGTTCGCCGTCCTGTACTCTTTCGCGAGATCTTCGGGCGAGAGCTTGCCGGTGAAGACGATTTCTGCATTGCCTGCGTTATGCGCTGCCAGTTCCTTCAGTTTCTCTGTAAGGTCGCCCACGCCGACGATGCGGATTTCGAACTTGTCGCGGGGTAGGTACTTCGCCGCCTCGATGAGGTAGCAGATTCCCTTGCGCTCGATGTGGCGGCCCACGAACAGGATTTTAAACTTGCCATTTATCGGGTGTGGAACGGCCTCGACTTCCGATGCGGCGCTCGATTCAAGCGTAGTGCCGTAAGGGCTCCATTCCACGTTCACGTTCCTGAGAGCCTTGATCTTGCTTGCAGTAAAGCTCGAGTTCGCGAATACCGCCTGCGCCTGCCCGATGGCGAACTTCAGGAGCGGTTTAACCCATTTCTTTTTGCGGATGAGCAGGAGTTCTGCACCGTGGAAATTGAGTACCAGAGGAATGCGGAAAAGTTTTGCGGCACCGAGCGCGATGTAGGCGTGTGGGAACGGCCAGTGGGCGTGTATCACGTCTGGCTTGAACTTGCGACAGATGGAGATGCACTTGAAGAACCCGCTGATGATATAGGGAATGGCGAGCAGCTGTAGCCAGGGCTTGCTTGCCATCTTGCTGGGTGCGCCTTCTTCGTGCGTGAGGATTTCCCAGCCTGCGGGCGCGTAGCGGAACCGGTTTACCTTCACTCCGTCAATCTCGTGGGTCTTCAGGCCCTTGTATGCGGGGGCGAGCACCTGGATGCCGAGACCAGCCTTTTTCAGGTGTGCAACGGAGGCCCTTAACCACGGGACTTCGGCGTCTTCGTGGAATCTGGGGTATACGGAACCGATGACGAGGATCTTCATTGTGCCTACGCGGGGTCGGCGGAGTTTGCGAGTTCCTGCGATATGGCTGTGATGGCGTTCAGGTCCTGCGCATCCGAGATACAGGTGGGGTAGACGATGGGTTTCACTATGGTGGAGAGCACGCTTGCGATGGAGGTGCAGCCCATGCTGTCCGCAGTCTGGAGGATTCTTCCCCTAACGCGGATCCAGCCCTCGATTTTCGAATCGAGGAGAAGCATCCCGAGACCGGCCTCGTTCTCGAGGAACCCGATAATGTCGCTGCCACGGTTGTTCTTATTCAAGGCGGTGAGGAATACGTCCCAGAACTGCGTGCTTTCTTCCTCGGTCTTGAGGATTTTCCGAATGGCTGCGAAGTCGAATTCCAGGTAGACGAAGGAACTTTTATCCTCGTCACTACGGATAATTTCTTCCTGACAGCGCCTTTCGAATATTTCCGACGTATAGATGGAAATATTAAAGCGGTGCTTTCTAATCAATTTGAAGAGTTCTTGCTTCATCGCTTGCACAAAATTAGTCTATTTTTTGAGTATGCAACGTTTGCTCAAATTGAAAAAAGTGCTGAAGAACAGCGTTTTGGCGTCGCTCTCCGAAAGTTTGAAGGCGGCGAAGGCCAACGGCGGAAAGTTCCGC
It encodes the following:
- a CDS encoding glycosyltransferase, with the protein product MKILVIGSVYPRFHEDAEVPWLRASVAHLKKAGLGIQVLAPAYKGLKTHEIDGVKVNRFRYAPAGWEILTHEEGAPSKMASKPWLQLLAIPYIISGFFKCISICRKFKPDVIHAHWPFPHAYIALGAAKLFRIPLVLNFHGAELLLIRKKKWVKPLLKFAIGQAQAVFANSSFTASKIKALRNVNVEWSPYGTTLESSAASEVEAVPHPINGKFKILFVGRHIERKGICYLIEAAKYLPRDKFEIRIVGVGDLTEKLKELAAHNAGNAEIVFTGKLSPEDLAKEYRTANVFTLPAIIDSKGDTEGLGVVLIEAMELGLPIVASNVGGIPDVVVDGESGILVPEKDPQALANAFKRLESEPGLVKQLLEGSRKRIRECFTWDGIIKRQIAEYKKVVRN